The DNA sequence TTTTTAACTATTTTATTCCTTTTTTTGTTATAATTATATTTATATTCTATTTAAGGAGGTAAATTGAATAGATTCATAATCTTATATTTTATTGGAGAAATTAAGGGGGAGTTTTTGTGAGTGAAGAAGCAGTCAGTGTAAGTCAAAGTAATATTAATGCCAATGGGTTAGCTACGGCATCTTTAGTATTAGGTATTGTTGGGTTAGTCATTGGTTTGATACCATTTTTAGGTTGGTTTCTCTTTCCTGCCTGGATTTTGGCAATTATTTTTGGAATAATAGGAAGAAAACAAAATTACAAAAGAGGTAGTGCTACAGTAGGTATGGTTTTAGGGATTGTAACGCTTGTATACAAATTCGGATTTTGGATTGTTATAGCTTTAATACCTACTGAGGATGCAGAAGAATTTACCGCCACTGCAAGTGAAAACAACCAATCGAATGAAATAGCAGCAATGGATAATGAAAATGAAGATTCAGTCAGCAATAATAGCGAAGATAATGCCAATGAAGTGAACAACGAAGCAGAAGCTGATCAAGAAGAAGCTGTATCTGTGGGTGACACCATCAATTTTGATGGATTAGAAATTACACTTAATAAAGC is a window from the Alkalicoccus halolimnae genome containing:
- a CDS encoding DUF4190 domain-containing protein, with translation MSEEAVSVSQSNINANGLATASLVLGIVGLVIGLIPFLGWFLFPAWILAIIFGIIGRKQNYKRGSATVGMVLGIVTLVYKFGFWIVIALIPTEDAEEFTATASENNQSNEIAAMDNENEDSVSNNSEDNANEVNNEAEADQEEAVSVGDTINFDGLEITLNKAYTSSGNDFEEPGNDHFAILDLTIVNKTDEPANVSTILQMSLQDGDGYTHDATIYTESQGSLDGEIGEGRENRGEVVFDVNESDTYEFIFEHPFTSGQAIWKVELED